A segment of the Phocoena sinus isolate mPhoSin1 chromosome 11, mPhoSin1.pri, whole genome shotgun sequence genome:
tcctatttaaaacagaattatCTAAAAATATTGTCAAATCTGGCAGGCtttctattgtttctttattACAAAAGCAGTGTATTCTGTTGACCTGAAATAACTAGAtcgccagatatttctccaaccAAGATGAGTTTATTctggatcagcagagaattgcagcTTCGGGGTCTACAACCATGGTGAGCTACATGCAAGTCCCAGCACACTGggggaaggagaacacttttacagagaggaagaggaattCAGGAGGGCTGTAGTAAACAGAGTCCATAGCTTTTCATGGACTGAGTCCTTGCTGGGAAAGAAGAGTCTTTCTTCTTGTTGGGCTCAGCTATCATTGCAGGGCACCAGAGCCACCACTCTGGTCTctcaactctatttaattgaggtttctatatatcaattttcatatttttcccttttgttcaaGACCTTTCTCTGAAAGTATCACTGATCAGGAGTCAGGTTTTCTAGTTTCAGCAGCTTTTTTGTCCCTCCAAGTCAGGAAAGACCTTTCCTGGGTGTGGTTTCTCACATCAGAAGGAAAGTACACAGATTGGAAACCTACTGATGTCACACTCAAGTAACAagcaagggtgggagggagaactCTCAGGCACTTTTTATCTAAAGCCCATACGTTATCAAGACCAAGGACACTGGAGATCACATGATGGTGTTATGTCATCATCAAACATTTGGTGACAAACTTCCAACAGACCTGGTCCAGCTATCTTGCAAAAGCTGTGTCATCAGATGTCATCTGCTCCAATTCtgggaaatctttactttcaggtcacCAGGTGATGTGCAGGTTCAGTCAGGGTTTGGTGCTTTCTTTGGGTGTGTCATGAGAATCCAAAGAGAGTCTTCCTTGGAATTTTGTGGCACAAGGGTTGGTTAACAGTACTTCATGGGGCCTTTTCAGCAAGAGTGAAGAGCATTTATTCTGGAGGTGTATATTTCAATAGACAAAATCTCCAGGTTGCAATGTGTGATGCTTAAAGTCTTTGTCTCTTGAGAGCACACTGAgaaaagattgctctacccaAAACATGgttgttttggggggagggtttttgtggtacacaggcctctcactgttgtggcctttcccgttgtggagcacaggatctggacgtgcaggctcagtggccatggctcacggggccagccactctgcagcatgtgggatcttcccagaccggggcatgaacccgtgtcccctgcatcggcaggcagatcctcaaccactgcaccaccagggaagcccaacatggtttttttttgttttttgttatttttaatagaagcaattaGGGCTTTGCAATGTTGGAGCACCTCTCCTTTTATCAGTTGTGGGTCAAAAGAAGCAGGAGCCTAGTGCATTGGGTGTCCTGTGACTACCTCAAAGGGTGAGAGTTTGAGTTCCGAAAGGGTGGATCTGAGATTTAGAACGACCAACATGAATGCTGTTGGCCAAGGTGTTTGGAGGGCCTCTAAAAATTTTGCCAGTTGAGTCCTATAATGCCATTATTGCATTCAACTAAACCAGAAGATTGAGGATGGTAATCACAGTGAAAGTGCTATAAGACAAGCCAAAGAGTACAGATGTGCTGAAGCACCTGGCCAGTAAAATGGGTTTCTTGATCCCTATGAAGTTTGAAAGAAGTTCCCCAGATAGGGATAATCTTTTACAAAAGGACTTTAGCCACAGAGGAGGCGGTAGCCTGTCTGCAAGGGAAGGCTTCAGTTCAGTGTGAAAACATACAGACCAacactaaaatatatttacatccATGAAACAGAGGAAGTTGTATGAAATCCATTTGCCAGAACTTGAATGGTCCATTAGGCAATTTAAAATGTCCGGGAGCAGTATGAACAGTTTCTCTGGGTTGTATTTTAGGTGGGACAAGTGAGGCAGGCACCTTTTGTAGCCTCATTTATGTTTCCCCACCAGTATTGATTCATGAAGGCTGTCATTTTGTCAGTAGGCCAGTGGTTGAATGCATGCACAGTGGTGAGGAGTGAGAATTTTAGAGTCTTAGGTGGGACTGGGTTGTTATTTGGTTCAAACCAGAGGTTTCTCttttatcaaaacaaaaattgttgAATTTCCAACAATTTCcaattgttgtttttcctttcctgaggCCAGTTGTTAGGCTTCTCTAGCCAGTTTTTCTAAACTATCATTTGGGAAAATATCCCTTTGGACCGTGACAGAGGTTTGGCTACTGTTGGTCCCTTTAAGGGCAGCATTCCTTGCAGAAATGTCAGCAAGGTGATTTCCCCTGGCTTCCAGAGAGTCAAGTTTAGAATGCCCTGGAATCTAAGGTAGCAGTATTACATTTAATAATTCCTGAACATAGGGGccagtttaaatttcatttcctctggaaGTAAGGAAGACACATTTCTTCcacattatttcaaaatcatgAGCTACTCTGAAAGCATATCAGTATAAATATTGGCAGTTTGGTCCTAGGCTGAAGTACAAGCCCATGTAAGAGTACAATTCATCCTGTTGGGTTGAAGTAGCCATAGGTAAAGATGCTGACTCAACAACATTAAAATAAGTTGTAATAGCATCCTCAGCAGAGTATTTGCCAttgtcaccttttaaataagaacaACCAGTGAACCATGAAAAGTCACCTTTACCCAAGGATTTTCTGTAGGTCATTTCAAGGAGTCAGGAGGTGGTCCATCAGCGTTAAACAGTCATAAGGGAATTAATCAGTGATGGAGGGATGAAAAGTAGCCAGGTTAAGGTTATTACAATGTAAAAGAATTATGTGAGGGACAGGTAACAAAAATACTTCATAAGAGGTGAGGTGGCTTGATGAGAAGTGTTGGGCATAATGAGAATTCCGAAGGGATTCTGCTGCATGAGgtacaaaaatggttaaagggTATACTATAATTTTCTCAGTAGCCTTCACCAAAAGAGCAGTAGCTATAATGGCTCTAAAGCAAGGCGGGTATCCCTGTGCCACAGGGTCCAGTTGCTGACTATAATATACGATGGGTTGATGGTGGTCCCCGTGTTTTTGGGTCAGTACCGCAAGGGCATTACCttccttttcatatacaaaaggaaaaggggaatcTGATAATTGGGATGCCCAAGAGCAGGTGGGTTCATCAAACTCTCTTTTAAGGCCTTGAAAGCTATGTCATCCAGTTCTTCCCATAAAATTGAGTTCGGGTTGTTATTGTTGAGAGGTTTGGCCGTAAGGGAGAAATTTGGAATCCAGTTTTGGCAATCACCAACTAGCCTGAGAAAACCTCGAAGTTGGTGCTTAGTTTTGGGTTTGGGGAAACTTAGGACAGCATGAAGTCTATCTGGATCTGGGTGTAGCTCCTGTTCTAAGCTGCCCTAAAAGTGGAACCTGGGTTTGGCAAACTGCAATGTTTTTTTGGTGACCTTATGTCCCCTTAAGGCTAAAAGCTGTAACAAGTGAATGCTGTCTTCCTGTGAGGAGGCTtgagaaggaaagcaaagaagcaaGTCATCTACCTACTGCAACAAAGTAGAAACTCTAGGGAATTTTATATCACTCAGATCAGCCTTcaggatttgtgagaaataaaaaggattcagCAAAATCCTGAGGTACTACTGCCCAGgtgaattattttcttcctaagtGAAGGCAAAAGGGTATTGGCCACGCCCCCTCGATGTCCTTGCCATACTTCGTGCCACAGTCTCCAGATCCCAGCCTCCGCTTCCTCTCGCCATGGATCCCAACTGCTCCTGCACCGCGGGTGGATCCTGCACGTGTGCCGGCTCCTGCAAATGCAAAGAGTGCAAATGCACCTCCTGCAAGAAGAGCTGCTGCTCCTGCTGCCCTCCGGGCTGCGCCAAGTGTGCCCAGGGCTGCATCTGCAGAGGGGCCTCGGACAAGCTGCTGTGCCTGATGTCGCGGAGAGCCTGCCCTGGTTGTAAATAGAGCAACCAGGACAAACCtacattcctcttttttttttttttgtcctataaAATACAAGAATGATAATAAAAGTggctggctttaaaaaaaaaaaaagggtattggCCAGCTTCATCATCTAGAATACTAAAGAATGTACTGCATAAATCAATTTCAGTAAAGAACTGACTTCCAGTTGGAATGGATGTTAGTAATGTACCAGGATTAGGAACAACAGGGTACCCAGAGATAACAATGTTGTGTATTGCTCAGAGgtgttactgaccagggttcttggcctccttaatccaTAGAAATTGATAAAAGGCCAGATGAGAAGTTCAGATAAGCTTTATTGGGACTcatgctgcagcaggagggagcaaaaacaagtaacagcGTCCCTTGCTCTCTCCCtaagcctgggggtggggggaaggggcgagctggtcccttaaatggggtgagCCTAGCGGGAGATACATGGGTGGGACTGGAGGGGTGGCTTCGGTGGTCTGCCCCCCcacttggtggtgctgtgtgcagggatcatgcaGAGGACCTGCTTTTGATCCTgacacctcagaagtggcagttgggtttttggtctttttgtatcttgttgttcaTAATTTGTACCAACTACACATGtaagcagttatttttagtcccttagagtttctttgtattttgttgctcaaggagactAAGAGACCTTTGCCCAGGTGTAAGTAAgtactgcagcaaagggtcccaggtcccaggtcccacccTATTTCAGAGGTCCTGGACAAACCTCCACCCTCAGCCCTTAAGTTTTCTTACCAGTAAAATAGCTATGTTATAGGGACAACGAACGGATAATGAGGCTTTGAGCCTTGTAATTTTCTATTACGGGTTTTATGCCTTGAGTTGCTTCTTTACTTATaggatatttattaattattggaAGAAGTTTTGAGGgatctggtttttgttttgttttgtttgcggtacgcgggcctctcactgttgcggcccctcccgctgcggagcacaggctccggacgtgcaggctctgcggccatggctcacgggcccagccgcttagtggcatgtggaatcttcccggaccggggcacgaacccgcgtcccctgcatcggcaggcggactctcaaccactgcgccaccagggaagcccctgttgttgttgttttttaaacatctttattggagtataattgccttacagtgttgtgttagtttctgctgtataacaaactgaatctgctatatgcatacatatatccgcatatcccctccctcttgcatctccctcccaccctccttatcccacccatctaggtggtcgcaaagcaccgagctgatctccctgtgccatgcagctgcttcccactagctagctattttacatttggtcgtgtatatatgtccatgccactctctcatttcgtccaagattacccttcccactccccgtgtcctcaattccattctctatgtctgcatctttattcctgtcctgcaactaAGTTtaacagaaccatttttttttagattccgtatatacgtgttagcatacggtatttgtttttccctttctgacttacttcactatgtatgacagactctaggtccatccacctcactacaagtaactcaatttcatttctttttatggctgagtaatattccattgtatatatatgccacatcttctttatccattcatctattgatggacacacttaggttgcttccatgtcctggctattgtaaatagtgctgaatgaacattgtggtacatgactccttttgaattatggttttctcagtgtatatgcccagtagtaggattgctgggtcatatggttgatctattttcagttttttaaggaacctacatactgttctccatagtggctgtaccaaataACGTTacaaccaacagggcaagagggttcccttttctccacaacctctccagcatttattgtttgtaggttttttgatgatggccattctgactggtgtaggtgatacctcattgtagttttgatttgcatttctctaatgatgagtgatgttgaggatctcttcatttgtttgttggcaatctgtatatcttttcggagaactgtctatttaggtcttctgcccatttttggattgggtttttttttttttgatattgagctgcatgagcagcttgtaaattttggagactaatcctttgtcagttgttacatttgcaaatattttctcccattctgagggttgtctttttgtcttgtttattgtttcctttgctgtgcaaaagcttttaagattcattaggtcccatttgtttatttttggttttatttccatttctttaggaggtgggtcaaaaaggatcttgctgtgatttatgtcatacactgttttgcctatgttttcctctaagagttttatagtgtctgtccttacatttaggtctttaatccattttgagtttatttttgtgtatggtgttaggaagtgttctagtttcattcttttacatgtagctgtccagttttcccagcaccacttactgaagaggatgtcttttctccattgtatactcttgcctcccttatcaaagataaggtgacagtATGTGCcgggctttatctctgggctttctatcctgttccattgatctatatttctatttttgtgccactaccatactgtcttgattactgtagctttgtagtatagtctgaagtcagggagcctgattcctccagctctgtttttctttctcaagaatgttttggctattcagggtcttttgtgtttccatacaaattgtgaaattttttgttctagtcctgtgtaaaattccattggtagtttgatagggatttcattgaatctgtagattgctttcggtagtatagtcattttcacaatgttgattcttctaatccaagaacatagtatatctcgccatctttttgtatcatctttaatttctttcatcagtgtcttatagttttctgcatacaggtcttttgtctccctaggtaggtttattcctatgtattttattctttttgttgcagtggtaaatgggagtgtttccttaatttctccttcaaatttttcatcattagtgtataggaatgcaagagatttctgtacattaattttgtatcctgctactttaccaaattcattaattagctctagtagttttctggtagcatctttaggattctctatgtatagtatcatgtcatctgcaaacaaggacaattttacttcttcttttctgatttggactccttttatttctttttcttctctgattgctgtggccaaaacttccaaaactatgttgaataagtggtgagagtggacaaccttgtctttttcctgatcttagaggaaatggtttcagtttttcatcatttagAACGATGTTGGCTTTCGGTTTCTCAtgtatgggctttattatgttgaggtagattccctcaatgcctactttctggagaatttttatcataaatggctgttgaatttcgtcaaagctttttctgcatctattgagtttatcatatggtttttatccttcaatttattaatatggtgtatcacattgattgatttgcatatattgaagaatcattgcatgcctggggtaaaccccacttgatcatgatgtatgatccttttaatgtgctcttggattctgtttgatagtattttgttgaggatttttgcatctatgttcatcagtgatattggcctgtagttttctttctttgtgacatctttgtctagttttggtatcagggtgatggtggcctcgtagaataagtttgggagttttcctccctcttctatagtttggaagagtttgagaaggataggtattagctcttctctaaatgatagaattcatgtgtgaagccatctggtcctgggcttttgtttgttggaagatttttaatcacagtttcaatttcagtgcttgtgattggtctgcttatattttccatttcttcctggttcagtctcagaaggttgtgcttttctgagaatttgttcatttcttccaggttgtccattttattggcgtatagttgccttagtaatctctcatgatcctttgtatttctgcagtgtcagttgttacttctcctttttcatttctacttctgttgatttgagtcttctcccttttttcttgatgagcctggctaatggtttatcagttttatttatcttctcaaagaaccagcttttagtttagttgatctttgctattgtttgtttcatttatttctgatctgatctttatttctttccttctgctaactttggggtttgtttgattcttctttctctaattcctttaggtgtaaggttaggttgtttatttgagatttttcttgtttcttgaggtaagatcgtattgccataaacttccctcttaaggTAAGGtcatattgctataaacttccctcttagaactgcttttcctgcatcccaaaggttttgggtcatcgtattttcattgtcatttgtttctgggtatttttttatttcctctttgatttcttcagtgatttcatgattatatagtagtgtattgtttagcctccatgtgtttgtattttttacagtctttttcctataattgatatctagtctcataggattgtggtcagaaaagataattaatgtgatttcaattttcttaaattttccaagacctgatttgtgacccaagatatgatctgtcctggagaatcttccatgagcacttgacaagaaagtttattctgttgtttttagatggaatgtcctataaatatcaattaagtccatcttgtttagtgtgtcatttaaagcttgtgtttccttatttattttccttttggttgatctgtccattggtgaaagtggggtgtttaagtcctctgctatgattgtgttactgtcagtttcccctcttatggctgttagcatttgccttatatattgaggtgctcttatgttgggtgcataaatatttgcaattgttatatcttcttcttggattgatcccttgatcattatgtggtgtccttctttgtctcttataagagtctttattttaaagtctattttgtctgatatgagaattgctactccagctttcttttgatttccatttgcatggaatatctttttccatcctctcactttcagtctgtatgtgtccctaggtctgaagtgcgtctcttgtagacagcatatgtacgggtcttgtttttgtacccattcagcaagcctgtgtgttttgattggagcatttaatctatttacatttaaggtagttatcagtatgttcctattaccatttccttaattgctttgggtttgttattgtaggtcttccttctcttgtgtttcctgcctagagaaaatcctttagcatttgttgtaaagctggtctggtggtgcttaattctcttaacttttgcttatctataaaggttttaattcctccatcaaatctgaatgagatccttgctgggtagagtaatcttcgttgtaggtttttccccttcatcactttaaatatatcctgccactcccttctggcttgcagagtttctgttgaaaaatcagctgttaaccttatggggattcccttgtatgttatttgtagcttttcccttgctgcttttaatattttttctttgtatttaatttttgatagctgtATGTACTCTCTATACTTCCTGGACCTGactgaccatttcctttcccatgttaaggaagtttttgactataatctcttcaaatattttctcagatcctttctttttcttttcttcttcctggacccctacaattcaaatgttggtgcatttaatgttgtcccagaagtctctgagactgtcctcaattcttttcattcttttttctttattctgctccctggaagttatttcccccattttatcttccagctcacttatccattcttctgcctcagttattctgttattgattccttctagagtatttttaatttcagtaattgtgttgttcatcactgtttgtttgctctttagttcttctagattcttgttaaatgtttcctctattttctccattctgtttccgagattttggataatctttaccatcattactctgagttctttttcaggtagattgcctcttttgtcttcatttatttagtcttgAAGGGTTTTACCttacttcttcatctgtaacaaatttatttttcatttcttttttttttttttttttttttttggatgggtggtgctgtattcctgtcttactggttgtttggcctgaggcatccagcagtGGAGTTTGCAGACAGTttgatagagctgggtcttggtgctgagatgaggacctccaggaggcctcactctgattgatattccctgAGGTCTGAGGTTCTATCTTtctccagtggtttggacttggagctcccaccacaggagcttgggcccaACCTCTGGCCTGGGCACCAATATCCCACAAGCTTTGTggcacagtgaagaaaaaaaacaggaagaaagaaagaagagcagtacaatatcaaagaataaaaaacaaaataaaattagaaagataaaaaatatattaggaaaaataaaactctaattGAAACAAATGCAACATGTTAAgataaaaccaaacagaaaaaaggaaaaaaaaagtgtgtgtgtgtgagcaatccaaaaggagagatcactaacgaaatataaagaataaagcaaaattagaaaaaagatttattaggaaaaataaaaatataaaagaaccaacaacaatgaatcaagaaggcaaaacagaaccccaatctaaaggaggaaaaaagaaaagaaaagccctgACTATGGGGGCAGAATTTAGGCAGGGACGTGGGTTTGGGTGGACTGGGGCGATGTTCAAGCATGGGGCAGGGCCTCTACTTAAGACTTctgcagaaggggagaggcagcaagtCGATAGGTGGGCCTGTGGAATGTGGGGGTTCCGgagtttggaggtggggccctgaGTGAGGCTATGTGGATTGGGTTTAGGCCCAGCTTGTTGGAggggggtctccgagtgtaggGGTAGGGCCCTGAATAGGGGTGCAGGAGCGGCGCTTGGGTTCTGCACTCTAGAAGGgaggctccaagggcagaggattaggcccagtAGTCCAACAGGAcccagtgcctaagtggacagggaaagcactggccctATTCCATTCTGTTCcttcacacccctcccccactgtcttccccagggtctcccccattACAGCTGGAtccctaaccgtgggtgggtcccactgggtgtaggaactcctacccccccccagccacccctcaggacTGCGGGTCCTGGAGGTCCgacctttacttttgctcccccttcccgccctcccactccctcaggatcTGCAGGGATGGAGGGGGCCTCAGTGAACAGAGGATCAAGCCCAGAACCTCAACAGGTTCCTGGGggtccaagtgggcaggggaaatctgaccacactcccttttgatcctctgccctcaaatggttccccaatttccccgtTTGGGCGTGGGATCCCttgccctcccccagccacccctcaggggtgccaatctcgtcctgcctccacttctcctcccccttcactccccccatgcCACGTCCTACCcagtcactgggggttcctcccgtccccttaggtgtccgtggtcccccaccggtgcctggtaggtgccctagttcgAGGGATCTGTTTGAATGTTGATGGGAGGTGCACTGAGAATTTTGCCAACATCAGTTTGAGATTTTGCCTGTAAGGAAGGTGGTAGCTGATTTAGTAGGGACAAATGATCACTATTTCCAGAATCTGCTCTAGTACCATCAGAGATGGAACAAATAAAAGACGTAGAGGGGTCATTTAATTCACCTGGAGAATTACTTTGATGACTACTGTCAATTTATAGAACTATTTCCCCCTTTTAGGAGAAAGAAATTCCAGCATGTTACTTCTCTAAGAATTCTAGGCCTAATAAATGTGTAGGAGTGGAGGAACTAAGGAGAAAAGGGTGTGTATCTTTCAAAGGGCCTAAACAAAAGGGAATAGGTTCAGAGACAGGAACCTCTTGAGGTTCATTATGGGTTAGGAAAGACAGGGCCAGGCCCAAGGACAGCCTCCTCATGCTAGGCATTAGGCAGAAGGCAAAGCCACCTCCTTATTTTGCACTTAATGAGGCATGGAGGAATGGCATCTAGAACAGCAACTTTGTAGTATCTGAGCAAGAAACTTTAACCATGAAAACCGTGGAGCACGTGCAATCAAAATGCACATGTTGCTGATTACCCTGTACGACCTTCCACGTGTGGTGCTCGACTAGTAAGGGATGGTTTAAGGGAAAACAGCTCTTGTATGGTGGCTTCAGGAGACAAATGTGCAGGAATGCCTAATGCCTATACATGAGGAGGCTGTCCTTGGACCCAGCCCTGTCTTTCCTGCTTCAATTAGAGATCCCACTATTTGAAGTGTTTTAGTACTCCAAGGCAGGGGCTGCTTCATAGTAGTGGGGTTGAGCACCAAGAGTGTGGCTCTAGTGTCAGCCTGAGAGATTCATCCCCAATCTGGAAAAATGTTTCCAGAATCTGGAAAAATGTTTCCCCAATCTGGAAAAATGTTTCTCCAAGTCAATTAAGGAGGAGGATTGGGAAGAGGCCCTGTAGTTCCCCAGAGCCCCATCACTGAGAATTGGGAAGATGATGGAAAGACTGGTTAGAGGGCTGAAGGCACCTAAAGTGTAGATTTGTAACAATCATTTTTCCAATGTCCTGGCTCTTTGTGATAGTAGCAAAAACTAGAAGGGTTTTGGTTTCGTTTAGGACCCTTCAGTTGCTAGAGTGGAAGAGTAAGAATTTTGGCGACCTTCCTTGGAGGTGACCCATTTGAGTACAAGAGAGCTGGTTTGCCATTAACTAAATCTGGAGTGGACATAGTTTCGCATTCCATCCTGGTCCTTTTTACTAAAAGGGAAAAGTCCCTGTTCAGCCCATTAATAAACATAGATTTAAAAGCTACTAGGGTAGAATCATCATctgaaggaagaccagaattttctttaGAAACCGTCTGAAGTTTATTGTAATAGTCATGAACAGGTTCATTAGATTTTTGTGTTCAAGCCTGAATTTTGTTCTGATCAACAAGCTTTGGAAAAGCCCTAGAAATTGCTTGTTGAAGTCACCTAGCAATTGCCTGAGCATGATCATATAGTAAGTTAGGGGGCTAGGCTCCCAGTTGTAATTCTAGAGACCTTTCAGGACTTTCCCAATTAGCAATTTTCATCCAATACTGGGCCTGGCCTttaccaacaagcacatgaactaggtgatataagtcagagaaaccaggtTGATAAGTCTGAATGACTATATTAAATCCCTCAGCAAATCTGTATAGATCGTTAGTTACTTTGGGAAAATCCTTGACTATGGCACTCAGCTTCAGTCAagggaatataagaaattaaaagtttagCCTCTGGATTCTCAGAAGGCTTGATATTAAAGGGACCATTTCTGTTAACTTCAGAGGAAAAATGAGAGGggagagtttcagagaaaagggAAGTTTGGTGAGAGAATTAGTATTGTTGCCGAAACCTGGCTTCTGT
Coding sequences within it:
- the LOC116762650 gene encoding metallothionein-like encodes the protein MDPNCSCTAGGSCTCAGSCKCKECKCTSCKKSCCSCCPPGCAKCAQGCICRGASDKLLCLMSRRACPGCK